In Daucus carota subsp. sativus chromosome 4, DH1 v3.0, whole genome shotgun sequence, one DNA window encodes the following:
- the LOC108216501 gene encoding caffeoylshikimate esterase → MAKVAPDVTYEEEYILNARGFKLFTCRWLPNGEPKALVFLCHGYAMDCSISMRGAAHRLVKAGFAVYGIDYEGHGKSSGLQGFFSNFDDLVVDCSDYFSSICEKRENSNKLRFLLGESMGGAMVLLVHRKLPNFWDGAVLIAPMCKIADDLKPNQMVVSVLTQLARVIPSWRIIPTNDIIDAAFRDPAVRKEIRANPYCYKGRPRLQTGYQLMLTSMDIEKNLEQVSVPFLVVHGEADTVTDPAVSKLLYETASSTDKTIKLYPGMWHSLSYGELPENLDIVFTDVISWLDDRVASGYERLEKEGKRENDPLEAKYSSKELVA, encoded by the exons ATG GCTAAGGTTGCTCCAGATGTCACATATGAAGAG GAATATATATTGAATGCCAGAGGATTCAAGCTTTTTACATGCAGATGGCTCCCGAATGGCGAACCGAAAGCTCTGGTTTTTCTGTGTCATGGCTATGCAATGGATTGCAGCATCTCCATGAGAG GTGCTGCTCATCGACTCGTAAAGGCAGGATTTGCGGTTTATGGTATTGATTATGAAGGCCATGGGAAGTCATCTGGCCTGCAGGGATTCTTCTCAAATTTTGATGATCTGGTTGTAGATTGTAGTGATTATTTCTCTAGCATTTGTG AAAAGAGggaaaattcaaacaagttaaGATTTTTGTTGGGTGAATCAATGGGGGGAGCCATGGTTCTCCTTGTTCATAGGAAACTCCCAAACTTCTGGGATGGAGCAGTCTTGATTGCTCCTATGTGCAAG ATTGCAGATGACCTAAAACCAAACCAGATGGTGGTCAGTGTTCTAACTCAGCTTGCCAGAGTAATTCCTTCTTGGAGAATAATCCCAACAAATGATATTATTGATGCTGCCTTTAGAGATCCGGCAGTAAGAAAAGAG ATACGGGCCAACCCTTATTGCTACAAAGGCCGCCCTCGCCTACAAACTGGTTACCAATTAATGCTTACCAGCATGGATATTGAAAAAAACCTTGAGCAG GTATCAGTACCTTTCCTTGTTGTTCACGGTGAGGCAGACACAGTGACTGATCCAGCAGTAAGCAAGCTTCTATACGAAACAGCTTCCAGCACTGataaaacaattaagctgtatCCTGGAATGTGGCACTCACTCAGTTACGGGGAACTCCCTGAAAATTTAGACATTGTCTTTACAGATGTTATCAGTTGGTTAGACGACAGAGTGGCATCAGGATATGAAAGATTGGAGAAAGAAGGGAAGCGTGAAAATGATCCACTGGAAGCCAAGTATTCCAGCAAAGAACTAGTTGCATAG
- the LOC108218605 gene encoding spliceosome-associated protein 130 A, which translates to MYLYNLTLQQATGIVCAINGSFTGGKSQEIVVARGKVLDLLRPDDNGKIQTILSVEIFGAIRSLAQFRLTGAHKDYIVVGSDSGRIVILEYNKEKNVFDKIHQETFGKSGCRRIVPGQYLGIDPKGRAVMVGACEKQKLVYVLNRDTSARLTISSPLEAHKSHTIVYSIVGVDCGFDNPIFAAIELDYSEADQDSTGQAASEAQKHLTFYELDLGLNHVSRKWSEQVDNGANMLVTVPGGGDGPSGVLVCAENFVIYKNQGHPDVRAVIPRRADLPAERGVLIVSAAMHKQKSMFFFLLQTEYGDVFKVTLDHDNERVSELKIKYFDTIPVTSSLCVLKLGFLFAASEFGNHGLYQFQAIGDDPDVESSSATLMETEEGFQPVFFQPRGLKNLVRIDQVESLMPIMDMKVTNLFEEETPQIFSLCGRGPRSSLRILRPGLAISEMAVSQLPGVPSAVWTVKKNVNDEFDAYIVVSFTNATLVLSIGETVEEVSDSGFLDTTPSLDVSLIGDDSLMQVHPTGIRHIREDGRINEWRTPGKRTIVKVGSNRLQVVVALSGGELIYFEVDMTGQLMEVEKHEMSGDIACLDIAPVPEGRQRSRFLAVGSYDNTIRILSLDPDDCMQVLSLQSVSSPPDSLLFLEVQASIGGEDGADHPASLFLNAGLQSGVLFRTVVDMVTGQLSDARSRFLGLRAPKLFSVAVRGRRAMLCLSSRPWLGYIHQGHFLLTPLSYETLEYAASFSSDQCAEGVVAVAGDALRVFTIERLGETFNETTIPLRYTPRKFVIQNKRKLLVIIESDQGAFAAEDREAARKECFEAAGMGENGKTETENGADDEDKDDPLSDEQYGYPKAESDKWVSCIRVLDPRTTETTCLLELQDNEAAFSICTVNFHDKEYGTLLAVGTAKSLQFWPKRSFSAGYIHIYRFLKDGKSLELLHKTQVDGVPLALSQFQGRLLAGIGPVLRLYDLGKRRLLRKCENKLFPNTINSIHTYRDRIYVGDIQESFHYCKYRRDENQLYIFADDSVPRWLTASYHIDFDTMAGGDKFGNIYFVRLPQDVSDEIEEDPTGGKIKWEQGKLNGAPNKVEEIVQFHVGDVVTCLQKASLIPGGQESLIYGTVMGSLGALLAFSSRDDVDFFNHLEMHMRQEHPPLCGRDHMAYRSAYFPVKDVVDGDLCEQFPTLPMDLQRKIADELDRTPGEILKKLEEIRNKIV; encoded by the exons AGAATTGTTATATTGGAATATAATAAGGAGAAGAAtgtgtttgataaaattcaCCAAGAGACTTTCGGGAAATCAGGGTGTAGGAGGATTGTTCCGGGGCAGTATTTGGGGATTGACCCGAAAGGGAGGGCGGTAATGGTTGGTGCGTGTGAGAAGCAAAAGTTGGTTTATGTGTTGAATAGGGACACGTCGGCTAGGTTAACTATTTCGTCGCCTTTAGAGGCGCACAAGTCGCATACGATTGTGTATTCGATTGTTGGGGTGGATTGTGGGTTTGATAATCCGATTTTTGCGGCAATTGAGTTGGATTATTCGGAGGCAGACCAGGATTCGACGGGGCAGGCGGCTAGTGAGGCGCAGAAGCACTTGACGTTTTATGAGCTGGATTTAGGGCTTAATCATGTCTCGAGGAAGTGGTCGGAGCAGGTTGACAATGGGGCGAATATGCTTGTTACGGTCCCTGGTGGGGGAGATGGGCCTAGTGGTGTGCTTGTTTGTGCGGagaattttgtgatttataagAATCAAGGGCATCCTGATGTAAGGGCTGTGATTCCTAGACGAGCTGATTTGCCTGCTGAGCGTGGGGTTTTGATTGTTTCGGCTGCTATGCACAAACAGAAGTCaatgtttttctttttgttacAGACAGAGTACGGTGATGTTTTTAAGGTTACACTTGACCATGATAATGAACGTGTTTCTGAGCTAAAAATTAAGTATTTTGACACTATCCCGGTTACCTCTTCTTTGTGTGTGCTGAAACTGGGGTTTCTCTTTGCTGCATCTGAGTTTGGAAATCATGGTTTGTATCAGTTTCAAGCAATTGGAGATGATCCTGATGTGGAATCTTCATCTGCTACTTTAATGGAAACAGAAGAAGGTTTTCAACCTGTATTTTTTCAACCTAGAGGACTGAAGAACCTTGTCAGGATTGATCAGGTGGAGAGTTTGATGCCAATAATGGATATGAAAGTAACAAATCTTTTCGAGGAAGAGACTCCTCAAATATTTTCGCTTTGCGGGAGAGGGCCTCGGTCTTCACTACGTATACTAAGACCAGGTTTAGCAATCAGCGAAATGGCTGTGTCCCAGCTTCCTGGTGTTCCTAGTGCAGTCTGGACTGTGAAAAAGAATGTAAATGATGAATTTGATGCATATATCGTTGTTTCATTTACTAATGCTACTCTCGTCCTTTCTATTGGTGAGACGGTCGAAGAAGTTAGTGATAGTGGGTTCCTTGATACCACCCCTTCTCTTGATGTATCATTGATAGGCGATGATTCGCTGATGCAAGTTCATCCGACTGGTATCAGGCATATAAGAGAAGATGGACGTATAAATGAGTGGAGAACTCCTGGAAAAAGAACAATTGTTAAGGTTGGTTCCAATAGACTTCAGGTTGTAGTTGCATTGAGTGGAGGAGAACTTATATACTTTGAGGTAGATATGACTGGCCAGCTTATGGAGGTAGAGAAACATGAAATGTCGGGGGATATAGCTTGTTTGGACATTGCACCTGTACCTGAAGGAAGACAGAGATCCCGCTTTCTAGCAGTGGGATCATACGACAACACTATCCGTATCTTATCATTAGATCCTGATGATTGTATGCAGGTTCTGAGCCTGCAAAGTGTATCATCACCCCCAGATTCTCTCCTTTTTCTTGAAGTTCAAGCATCTATTGGTGGTGAGGATGGTGCAGACCACCCTGCTAGCCTTTTTCTCAATGCAGGTTTGCAGAGTGGTGTTCTATTCAGAACAGTGGTTGATATGGTGACAGGCCAGCTGTCAGATGCCCGATCTCGTTTCTTAGGGCTTAGAGCACCAAAGCTCTTTTCTGTTGCTGTGAGGGGACGCCGTGCTATGCTCTGTTTGTCAAGTAGACCATGGCTTGGTTATATCCACCAAGGACATTTTTTGCTGACTCCCTTGTCGTATGAGACTCTTGAATATGCAGCCTCATTCTCATCCGATCAGTGTGCCGAAggtgttgttgctgttgctggaGATGCGTTGAGAGTTTTTACCATAGAGAGGTTGGGTGAAACGTTTAATGAAACAACGATCCCTTTACGGTACACACCAAGAAAATTTGTGATTCAAAACAAGAGGAAGCTTTTGGTTATCATTGAGAGTGATCAAGGAGCATTTGCTGCAGAAGACCGTGAAGCTGCAAGAAAGGAATGTTTTGAGGCAGCTGGAATGGGTGAAAATGGTAAAACGGAGACGGAGAATGGTGCTGATGATGAGGATAAGGATGATCCCCTCTCAGATGAGCAGTATGGTTATCCTAAAGCAGAGTCGGACAAATGGGTTTCTTGTATAAGAGTTCTTGATCCAAGGAcaacggaaacaacttgtctgCTTGAGCTTCAGGACAATGAAGCTGCCTTCAGTATATGCACGGTAAATTTCCATGATAAAGAGTATGGAACTCTTCTAGCTGTTGGTACAGCCAAAAGCTTGCAGTTCTGGCCAAAGAGATCTTTCTCGGCTggatatattcatatttatcgTTTCCTGAAAGATGGTAAATCGCTTGAACTACTGCATAAGACACAAGTGGATGGTGTACCTCTTGCATTGTCCCAATTTCAAGGAAGATTACTTGCTGGAATAGGACCAGTTCTCAGATTGTATGATTTGGGGAAACGGAGACTGCTTAGGAAATGTGAGAATAAATTATTTCCCAACACAATTAACTCTATTCATACATATCGTGACCGGATTTATGTGGGTGATATTCAGGAG TCGTTCCATTATTGCAAGTATAGGCGTGACGAAAATCAACTATATATATTCGCTGATGATTCTGTCCCAAGATGGCTCACTGCATCATACCATATAGACTTTGACACGATGGCAGGTGGAGACAAGTTTGGGAACATCTATTTTGTGAGACTACCACAAGATGTATCTGATGAGATTGAAGAAGATCCAACTGGTGGAAAGATAAAATGGGAGCAGGGCAAGCTGAATGGAGCCCCAAACAAAGTTGAAGAAATAGTGCAATTTCATGTTGGCGATGTTGTAACATGCTTGCAGAAAGCATCTCTTATTCCTGGAGGTCAAGAATCTCTTATATATGGAACTGTAATGGGAAGCTTAGGGGCATTGCTTGCATTCAGCTCAAGAGATGATGTTGACTTTTTCAATCATTTGGAGATGCATATGAGACAGGAACACCCACCTTTATGTGGAAGAGATCACATGGCTTATAGATCTGCGTATTTTCCTGTTAAG GATGTGGTCGATGGAGATCTGTGTGAGCAGTTTCCAACTTTGCCCATGGATTTGCAGCGAAAAATTGCTGATGAATTGGATAGGACTCCAGGAGAGATACTGAAAAAACTTGAAGAAATACGCAATAAAATTGTCTGA